A segment of the Lolium perenne isolate Kyuss_39 chromosome 3, Kyuss_2.0, whole genome shotgun sequence genome:
AGGAGGACTAGGAACAGAAGCAGGAGGCTCGAGCTTGTGGATGTGGATGCTGAGCGGTATACTGTCCCCGGACAAATACTCCTTCGGCACCGGCAAGGACCTGACCCCGCCTGGCGCTGGCGCGCCGCCGGACAGGGAGCTGCTTGTTACCAGGGGCGACTCAAATATCACCTTAGTGCCATCGCCCGGGTGCTCCACGGCGAGCCTGCAGGAGAACTGCGCCGCCTCGGGCGCGCCGCCGTCCGCCCTGACGCACACCACCGACACCGCCGTGGTGTCGCCGCGCTCGCCGAGGGACACGAGGAACACGTTCCGGTGCCGGCCCGCGCCAGCAGCGACAGCAGCTTGGGTTTCTTCTCCTAGGAGGAGATACCAGCGCCGGGACAGGGGAAGGCTCTGCTTCCACTCCTGGCCGTAGCGGATGTCGATGATGGGGCGCGAGTGGTCCGGGCCGGAGACGTGGTTGAGGAGCATCTGCCGGGAGCCAAGGAAGCCGCACCCCTCCGGGCAGCCGCAGGGCGCGTGCGGGCACGAGCTGCGGTGCTCCGCGGCCAGGTGGTAGGCGACGCCGCCCGCGTCGCACCCGTACCTCTCGTACTCGCACGGCtccctggcggcggcggcgaactcGTCGGCCATCCGGGAgtggacgagggcgccgctgcagGCCTCGCCGTGGAGGACGCGGCAGGTGGAGCACACCCGGTGCTCGGCCTCGCACTGTGAACCATGCATCAAGATTCAGCACTCATGCCATGGCGATTCATTCAAGAAGGAACCTTGGAATGGAGATTGACTGAACTCCTGCCAAGAAAGAAGGGAACTTGGAAAGGGGATTGATTGATTCATCACCTTGTAGATGGGCGGCTTGAGGGGGTGGCGGCAGGCATGGCAGTCCAGCAGCTCCGCGGGGAAGTAGAGCATCCTAGCGGCGACGGGAAGCTGCGGCTCTGTCGGCATGGCGGCGGGCAGCACCGCGAGAGCTCCCTCTCGGCCGACATTGCCCATTTCTCCTCTACtctccttcttcctcttgctctccCCCCACTTCCGGTAAGATCTAGTTTACTCCGGTCAGAGTCCAGCACACAGGTGTACCTCGACACACTCCGCTAGTGGAAGGAGAGGACAAAAGAGCACTTATGCCAATGACATGTCACATCTTTTTACTAACTTAACTCCCGAATTACTTGTCACGTAGTTCGAGATAGAGGGTGTACTATTTATGTCCGTGTGGTTGAGATAACTACGGTGAATAAACAGCACCTGTATTTCAATTttcaagacaaattttgatgaaaAAATTGAGTAACAAATTCTTCATTGT
Coding sequences within it:
- the LOC127345958 gene encoding E3 ubiquitin-protein ligase SINA-like 7; this translates as MGNVGREGALAVLPAAMPTEPQLPVAARMLYFPAELLDCHACRHPLKPPIYKCEAEHRVCSTCRVLHGEACSGALVHSRMADEFAAAAREPCEYERYGCDAGGVAYHLAAEHRSSCPHAPCGCPEGCGFLGSRQMLLNHVSGPDHSRPIIDIRYGQEWKQSLPLSRRWYLLLGEETQAAVAAGAGRHRNVFLVSLGERGDTTAVSVVCVRADGGAPEAAQFSCRLAVEHPGDGTKVIFESPLVTSSSLSGGAPAPGGVRSLPVPKEYLSGDSIPLSIHIHKLEPPASVPSPPTAVPLPPTTPASPRPVAATVTVATPSPRPVAAIVTVASPPPRPVAAAATVTLALQSPATDQSNKKRKATNPKKFSTANRS